One window of Botrimarina mediterranea genomic DNA carries:
- a CDS encoding AAA domain-containing protein — translation MDETIEQFRMTQFASEIDLPAGDDSRLSQATEVVLRELEATTRWKRLRCHEVVRHSRTEAGVIHELRVGNAMEFDWTWEGAQALRPASLQAFEQAASTATPACDGSELSDDAVWLADVLEVDETGGRIFVLDSSNSPPCRGAFYVRPYEFLAFLDRVYRAPALAGARATLPSRLAAAEGGVHPDVSWPAEIGLPLLRAWWRKSWSVIWGPPGTGKTYTIGRQVAAVLEDPSERVLIVSTTNKATDGVAMSIGRAIARGHRRPISKPSAGSEKRPTCPSFARSVWRGCCGVPRPSSWSS, via the coding sequence TTGGACGAAACAATCGAACAGTTCCGCATGACCCAGTTCGCGAGCGAGATCGATCTACCCGCGGGCGATGACTCGCGGTTGTCACAAGCCACTGAGGTGGTTCTGCGAGAGCTGGAGGCGACGACGCGCTGGAAGCGGCTCCGCTGTCACGAGGTCGTCCGTCATTCGCGGACCGAGGCGGGCGTTATCCACGAGCTCCGGGTGGGGAACGCGATGGAGTTTGACTGGACGTGGGAAGGCGCGCAGGCCCTCCGCCCCGCTTCGTTGCAGGCGTTCGAGCAAGCCGCTTCGACGGCCACGCCAGCGTGCGACGGGAGTGAGTTGAGCGATGACGCTGTCTGGCTTGCCGACGTGCTCGAGGTCGACGAGACGGGCGGAAGAATCTTCGTCCTCGACAGCTCCAACTCCCCGCCGTGCAGGGGCGCCTTCTACGTCCGGCCCTACGAGTTCTTGGCGTTCCTCGATCGGGTCTACCGAGCGCCTGCCTTGGCGGGCGCGCGGGCGACCCTGCCATCCCGCTTGGCGGCGGCAGAAGGGGGCGTCCATCCGGACGTGAGTTGGCCCGCGGAAATCGGCCTGCCCCTGCTCAGAGCGTGGTGGCGGAAGTCGTGGTCGGTTATATGGGGCCCCCCCGGGACCGGAAAAACCTACACCATCGGCCGCCAGGTTGCTGCGGTGCTCGAAGATCCCTCCGAGCGGGTGCTGATCGTCTCGACCACGAACAAAGCGACCGATGGCGTCGCGATGTCGATCGGCCGCGCCATCGCACGAGGGCATCGGCGGCCGATCTCGAAGCCGTCCGCCGGATCGGAAAAACGGCCAACCTGCCCGAGTTTCGCGCGGTCGGTCTGGAGGGGCTGCTGCGGGGTGCCGAGACCGAGCTCTTGGTCGAGCTGA
- a CDS encoding glycoside hydrolase family 97 protein, with protein sequence MITRSAATLLLLAFAALIQAEERTTRIDSPDGKVAAIVTTSDVAPYVSYTVERNGAEVVAPSALDVRLQWIGSLADGAELVEVDQDKFDTTSTMPWGKARTIRDHGSTATLEFLTKGKARWRLAFRVYNDGVAFRYEFPKQTELTDVVVEAEQTEFRLTGDPSVTYLPLPNFTSTHEGLYGRLPMSDLPEDQLFGVPLLAVREDGDSVMITEARLRDYAGMYLERKGASDAIFTSRLSPLPGKPSQCVVATAPHSSPWRVVMLADHPGRFIESQLIEQLNDPAEGDFAWLEPGKTTFPWWNGEIEHGKASTPDNNFEVNRRYIDFAARNGIAYHGLSSVHGDRPWHVQEDPGFNWPRPDADTRVARDDLDLPRILAYAESKGVGIRLWVHWKSLYDHLEESFANYEQWGVRGLMVDFMDRDDQEMIAIQEEILQAAARHQLHIQFHGASKPTGEHRTYPNLFNREGALNLEFLKWSDTCTPPHNVNIAYTRAMAGPTDYHLGGFNAVARSQFQPQNNRPVVLGTRCHHLAMYVVYLNPMPMVADVPEAYEGEPGFDFLVDAPTTWDETRFVAGEDGKYLVVARRKGDAWYLGGMNDWNARTVELPLAFLGNVTYEARLYTDGDPSGNSPNAMKQRTMTVDARSKLSLTLACGGGFTAILHPLQAE encoded by the coding sequence GTGATCACACGCTCTGCCGCCACTCTGCTGCTGCTTGCCTTCGCTGCGTTGATCCAGGCAGAGGAGCGAACAACCCGCATCGACTCGCCTGACGGAAAGGTGGCGGCGATCGTTACGACGTCCGACGTGGCGCCCTATGTCAGCTACACAGTCGAGCGCAACGGCGCCGAAGTCGTGGCTCCCTCCGCGTTGGACGTGCGACTCCAATGGATTGGATCGCTTGCCGATGGGGCAGAGCTCGTCGAAGTCGATCAAGACAAGTTCGACACAACCTCCACAATGCCCTGGGGCAAGGCGAGGACGATCCGAGACCATGGATCGACAGCGACTCTTGAGTTTCTCACGAAAGGCAAAGCCCGTTGGCGTTTGGCGTTCCGCGTCTACAACGACGGCGTCGCTTTCCGCTACGAGTTCCCGAAGCAGACGGAGCTCACCGACGTTGTTGTCGAAGCCGAGCAGACCGAGTTTCGGCTCACGGGTGACCCGAGCGTCACGTACCTGCCGCTGCCGAACTTCACCTCGACCCACGAGGGACTCTACGGGCGGCTGCCGATGTCGGACTTGCCCGAGGACCAACTGTTTGGCGTGCCGTTGCTTGCGGTGCGCGAAGATGGCGACTCGGTCATGATCACGGAGGCACGACTCCGCGACTACGCGGGCATGTACCTCGAGCGGAAGGGCGCGAGCGACGCGATCTTTACGAGTCGCTTGTCACCATTGCCGGGCAAGCCTAGTCAGTGCGTCGTCGCTACGGCGCCGCACTCCTCGCCGTGGCGGGTCGTGATGCTTGCCGATCACCCCGGCCGCTTCATCGAGAGTCAGTTGATTGAGCAGCTCAACGATCCTGCGGAGGGAGACTTCGCTTGGCTCGAGCCCGGCAAGACAACGTTCCCGTGGTGGAACGGCGAGATCGAACACGGCAAGGCCTCGACCCCCGACAACAACTTCGAGGTCAATCGGCGTTACATCGACTTTGCCGCACGTAACGGGATCGCCTATCACGGGCTGTCGAGCGTTCATGGCGACCGGCCTTGGCACGTCCAAGAGGACCCGGGCTTCAACTGGCCACGGCCCGATGCCGACACCCGCGTCGCGCGCGACGACCTCGATCTGCCGCGGATTCTGGCGTACGCGGAGTCGAAGGGCGTCGGCATTCGGCTCTGGGTGCACTGGAAGTCGCTGTATGATCACCTCGAAGAGTCGTTCGCCAACTACGAGCAGTGGGGGGTCCGTGGCTTGATGGTTGATTTCATGGACCGCGACGATCAAGAGATGATCGCGATCCAAGAAGAGATCCTCCAGGCGGCGGCTCGGCACCAGTTGCACATCCAATTCCACGGCGCCTCGAAGCCGACCGGCGAGCACCGCACGTATCCGAACCTCTTCAACCGTGAGGGCGCGTTGAACCTCGAGTTCCTGAAGTGGAGCGACACGTGCACGCCGCCGCACAACGTCAACATCGCCTACACCCGCGCGATGGCGGGGCCGACAGACTACCACCTGGGTGGTTTCAACGCGGTTGCTCGCAGCCAGTTCCAACCGCAGAACAATCGGCCCGTCGTGCTAGGGACACGCTGCCATCACCTTGCGATGTATGTCGTCTACCTAAACCCGATGCCGATGGTCGCCGACGTACCAGAAGCCTACGAAGGCGAGCCCGGTTTCGATTTCCTTGTTGACGCCCCCACGACCTGGGACGAAACCCGCTTCGTAGCAGGCGAGGATGGCAAGTACCTCGTCGTCGCCCGTCGTAAGGGAGACGCTTGGTACTTGGGTGGGATGAATGACTGGAATGCGCGCACTGTTGAACTTCCTTTGGCATTCCTTGGTAATGTGACGTACGAAGCTCGCCTCTACACGGATGGGGACCCATCTGGCAACTCGCCTAATGCAATGAAGCAACGCACCATGACAGTTGATGCAAGATCGAAGCTCAGCTTGACTCTGGCCTGCGGCGGCGGTTTCACTGCGATACTTCATCCACTGCAAGCTGAGTAG
- a CDS encoding GH116 family glycosyl hydrolase — MKPTSPSERKSETVPPLRQGIDRRQFVQSLGLGAGMAMLPSFGYAAGATSRDGLHPDHHVPVDKGLSKEWVSSLYERGGSTWFSGDDLKTIGMPIGGVAAGQLYLTGDGRLIYWGIFNTTQDTGPGGINYKVGRTADQLAYRSKGFVPAPNIAQGAVLRTTSGGKTQTRTLDSEGFSSVKFCGEYPIAKVDFADADSDVAVSLEACSPFIPLNAADSGLPVTILRYTLTNKGEARTEATISSWLENATLYDGAGQFVGQAERRNRVRRDDAFTAVIGSVEELEHTEEPVEPPVVFADFEAIGYGDWKVEGEAFGKRPTKGPLPHQNVVAGHQGEGLANSFVGGDDARGKLTSPEFTIEKPWIGFLIGGGAFPTTTCINLIVQDEVVRTATGANSELLSVQNWNVSDFVGQQARIEIVDAVGGPWGHVNVDQIEFRDGPMAERSAPLRRRPDFGGMALALLGDGDGDATASVDIGREDFAAVAADRSGDGTSDARRSLDARLVGAVGTSFELAPGESATATFVVAWRMPNLYNAGKWVGNAYATRFRSVLDVVRYVADDFDRLVGTTKQWHDTFYDTTLPYWLLDRIGSTLSNLATNTCQWWANGRFWAWEGVGSCHGTCGHVWNYEHAMARLFPELERSVRSMQDFEPEAGFNAETGSIGFRGEGWPQWAGDSQAGYVLKAYREHQCAPDDSFLMQFWPRIRKAMEFLIAEDSNADGLLEGRQHQTYDQDYYGANTMVGSLYLAALRAAEEMAREVGDKDFAAQCAKIFASGSKITEERLFNGEYFVQDVDVQKHPHWQYADGCLADQLFGQGWAHQLGLGYVYSKETVRKALESIWRYCWTPDIDAQNKRHAPERWFAFPGEAGLLTCTWPKSKRPGPPATRYCDEVWTGIEYQVANHMAWEGMVTEALALCRAAHDRYHPSKRNPFNEIECGDHYARSLASWGLITSLSGFEHHNSKGTLGFAPRIEAGNFRSVFTTAEGWGTYEQKRSEGEISAEVQVASGEVHLTTLRLAISEGTLPAKAEVAVGGNTMELAVTDTRDGQIELRFVDEAIVSSGEKLAVRVRIA, encoded by the coding sequence ATGAAACCGACATCCCCTTCCGAGCGCAAGAGCGAGACGGTCCCCCCCCTCCGCCAGGGAATCGACCGCCGCCAGTTCGTCCAGAGCCTTGGCCTCGGCGCGGGGATGGCGATGCTGCCGTCGTTCGGCTACGCGGCTGGGGCGACCAGCCGAGACGGTCTTCATCCGGACCATCACGTGCCGGTGGACAAGGGCCTCTCGAAAGAGTGGGTCTCGTCGCTCTACGAGCGCGGCGGGTCGACGTGGTTCTCCGGCGACGACCTCAAGACGATCGGCATGCCAATCGGCGGCGTAGCGGCGGGGCAGCTCTATCTGACGGGCGACGGCCGGCTGATTTACTGGGGGATCTTCAACACAACGCAGGACACCGGCCCCGGCGGCATCAACTACAAGGTCGGCCGGACGGCCGACCAACTGGCGTATCGCTCGAAGGGATTCGTCCCCGCCCCGAACATTGCGCAAGGCGCCGTGCTCCGCACAACGTCTGGCGGCAAGACACAGACGCGCACGCTCGACAGCGAAGGGTTCTCGAGCGTCAAGTTCTGCGGCGAGTATCCGATCGCCAAGGTCGATTTTGCCGACGCCGACTCGGACGTTGCGGTCTCGCTAGAAGCCTGTTCGCCGTTCATACCACTGAACGCCGCCGACTCGGGCCTGCCGGTCACGATCCTCCGTTACACGCTCACCAATAAGGGCGAGGCGCGTACCGAGGCGACGATCTCCAGCTGGCTAGAGAACGCCACACTCTACGACGGCGCCGGACAGTTTGTCGGGCAGGCGGAGCGACGCAACCGCGTCCGACGGGACGACGCCTTCACGGCCGTGATTGGGTCCGTTGAGGAGCTGGAACACACCGAGGAGCCGGTGGAGCCGCCGGTGGTGTTCGCCGACTTCGAAGCGATTGGCTATGGCGATTGGAAGGTCGAAGGCGAGGCGTTCGGCAAGCGGCCCACCAAGGGACCGCTGCCCCATCAGAACGTCGTCGCGGGGCACCAGGGCGAAGGCCTGGCGAACAGCTTTGTCGGCGGCGATGACGCCCGCGGCAAGCTGACCTCGCCGGAGTTCACGATCGAGAAGCCGTGGATCGGTTTCCTGATCGGCGGCGGGGCATTCCCGACGACCACGTGCATCAACCTCATCGTCCAAGACGAAGTGGTGAGGACGGCGACCGGGGCCAACAGCGAACTGCTGTCGGTGCAGAATTGGAACGTTAGCGATTTCGTCGGTCAGCAGGCTCGGATCGAGATTGTCGACGCGGTAGGTGGGCCATGGGGGCACGTCAATGTCGACCAGATCGAGTTCCGCGACGGACCGATGGCGGAGCGCTCGGCGCCGCTGCGGCGCCGGCCGGACTTCGGCGGCATGGCGCTGGCTCTGCTTGGCGACGGCGACGGCGACGCGACCGCGAGCGTTGACATTGGGCGCGAAGACTTCGCCGCCGTCGCCGCCGATAGGTCTGGTGATGGCACATCCGATGCGCGGCGATCGCTCGATGCCCGTCTCGTCGGCGCGGTCGGCACGTCGTTCGAGCTGGCGCCGGGCGAAAGCGCGACGGCGACCTTCGTTGTCGCGTGGCGGATGCCGAACCTCTACAACGCCGGCAAGTGGGTCGGCAACGCGTACGCGACGCGGTTCCGCAGCGTGCTCGACGTGGTGCGGTACGTGGCGGACGACTTCGATCGTTTAGTCGGGACAACGAAGCAATGGCACGACACGTTCTACGACACCACCCTGCCCTACTGGCTACTCGACCGGATCGGTTCGACGCTCAGCAACCTGGCGACGAACACATGCCAGTGGTGGGCGAATGGACGGTTCTGGGCTTGGGAAGGCGTCGGCAGTTGCCATGGGACCTGCGGGCATGTTTGGAACTACGAGCATGCGATGGCGCGGCTGTTTCCTGAACTGGAGCGTTCGGTCCGTTCGATGCAAGACTTCGAACCCGAGGCGGGGTTCAACGCCGAGACCGGTTCGATCGGATTCCGCGGCGAGGGGTGGCCGCAGTGGGCGGGCGACTCGCAGGCGGGCTACGTCCTCAAGGCGTACCGCGAGCACCAGTGCGCGCCGGACGACTCCTTCTTGATGCAGTTCTGGCCGCGTATCCGCAAGGCGATGGAGTTCCTCATCGCGGAGGACAGCAACGCCGACGGCCTGCTTGAAGGCCGGCAGCATCAAACCTATGACCAGGATTACTACGGCGCCAATACGATGGTCGGGTCGCTCTACCTGGCCGCGTTGCGAGCCGCGGAAGAGATGGCCCGTGAGGTTGGAGACAAAGATTTCGCAGCGCAATGCGCCAAGATATTCGCGTCGGGCAGCAAAATTACCGAAGAGCGATTGTTCAACGGCGAGTACTTTGTGCAGGACGTCGACGTGCAAAAGCATCCGCACTGGCAATACGCCGACGGCTGCCTCGCCGACCAGCTCTTCGGCCAAGGGTGGGCCCACCAGTTAGGTCTCGGCTACGTCTACTCGAAAGAGACGGTCCGCAAGGCGCTGGAATCGATCTGGAGGTACTGCTGGACGCCCGACATCGACGCGCAGAACAAGCGACATGCGCCCGAACGGTGGTTCGCTTTCCCCGGCGAGGCGGGCCTCTTAACTTGCACCTGGCCGAAGAGCAAGCGACCCGGCCCGCCGGCGACGCGTTACTGCGACGAGGTCTGGACCGGCATCGAGTACCAGGTCGCCAACCACATGGCCTGGGAGGGCATGGTGACCGAGGCGTTGGCATTGTGCCGGGCAGCGCACGACCGGTACCACCCGTCGAAGCGCAACCCCTTCAACGAAATCGAATGCGGCGATCACTACGCGCGGTCGCTGGCGAGCTGGGGACTCATCACGAGCCTCAGTGGCTTCGAGCACCACAACTCCAAGGGAACGCTCGGCTTCGCACCCCGCATCGAAGCAGGCAACTTCCGCAGCGTGTTCACAACCGCGGAGGGTTGGGGGACTTACGAGCAGAAGCGATCCGAAGGAGAGATCAGCGCCGAGGTACAAGTTGCTTCGGGCGAAGTCCACCTAACAACGCTGCGTCTTGCGATTTCAGAAGGAACGTTGCCGGCTAAGGCCGAAGTCGCCGTGGGAGGCAACACGATGGAACTCGCCGTGACGGACACTCGAGACGGTCAAATCGAACTGCGATTCGTCGATGAGGCGATCGTCTCATCAGGCGAGAAGCTCGCCGTGCGAGTCAGGATCGCCTAG
- a CDS encoding glycoside hydrolase family 172 protein: protein MMLKAFKHLLLTGVVAAIVAPAFAAEKVSLTSLLSEMTDRDALARFPAPSYTCAQSSSYDRDSTSPDDEDTWYANWDRSQFVRIEEKDGRKEYVLHDEDGPGALVRFWATWHGPEGGPFSNGTLRVYIDGDEKPAIEGSAQEVIDQGLLAGGPISQGVSPQTEYAQRGHNLYLPIPYAKHCKVTYSTDVPVDRGARKGEALYYQINYRTYDTDVEVESFTMDRLESAKGKVDEANKKLEAAKIEESSLEVVEADGEIAPNSSLESLTISGPGAIRSMRLKLDAEDIEQALRSTVLEIKFDGEPTVWAPVGDFSGMGYKVREFKTWYTGAEKDGTIYCKWVMPFEKEAVITLHNVGDQPVKVVSAEVQHSDWDWDDRSMHFHSTWRQYTDVATRGDKEMDGENAFDVNYVTADGKGVYVGDTLTLCNGAAAWWGEGDEKVYVDGESFPSHFGTGTEDYYGYAWCRPEFFTAPFHAQPEGGGNLVGGYSTNSRYRSLDAIPFKKSLKFDMEIWHWADTKMNYAPTTFWYARPGAESNVEPAPKDAALPVARIKTDVAPAFRVEGAIEGEDLNVAKKSGGKVEPQAGGFGWSNEQQLWWMDGDAGDKLVLEFDAEKAGKQKVTAGITKAPDYGIVKLSVNGKPARTLDRYAETVGHTPEVLGEFDLKDGVNELTVEIVGANPNAIPRWMFGLDYLKVESAD, encoded by the coding sequence ATGATGCTTAAAGCTTTCAAACACCTGTTGCTGACGGGCGTGGTCGCCGCGATCGTCGCCCCGGCGTTCGCCGCCGAGAAGGTGAGCCTCACCTCGCTGCTGAGCGAGATGACCGATCGCGACGCGCTGGCCCGCTTCCCGGCGCCGAGCTACACGTGCGCTCAGTCGAGCAGCTACGACCGCGACTCGACTTCGCCCGACGACGAGGACACGTGGTACGCCAACTGGGACCGCAGCCAGTTTGTCCGGATCGAGGAGAAGGACGGCCGCAAGGAGTACGTTCTGCACGACGAGGACGGCCCCGGCGCGTTGGTGCGGTTCTGGGCGACGTGGCACGGCCCGGAGGGCGGCCCGTTCAGCAACGGCACGCTGCGTGTCTACATCGACGGCGATGAGAAGCCGGCGATCGAGGGCTCGGCCCAGGAAGTGATCGACCAGGGACTCTTGGCCGGCGGTCCGATCTCGCAAGGCGTCTCGCCGCAGACCGAGTACGCCCAGCGTGGCCACAACCTCTACCTGCCGATCCCCTACGCCAAGCACTGCAAGGTGACCTACTCGACCGACGTCCCTGTCGATCGCGGCGCCCGCAAGGGCGAGGCCCTGTACTACCAGATCAACTACCGCACCTACGACACGGACGTCGAGGTGGAATCTTTCACGATGGATCGCCTCGAGTCGGCCAAGGGCAAGGTCGATGAAGCCAACAAGAAGCTCGAGGCCGCGAAGATCGAGGAGTCTAGCCTGGAAGTCGTGGAGGCCGACGGCGAGATCGCCCCGAACAGCTCGCTCGAATCGCTGACGATCAGCGGCCCCGGCGCCATCCGCTCGATGCGTCTGAAGCTCGACGCCGAGGACATCGAGCAGGCCCTGCGTTCGACCGTTCTTGAGATCAAGTTCGACGGCGAACCGACCGTCTGGGCGCCGGTCGGCGACTTCAGCGGCATGGGCTACAAAGTGCGTGAGTTCAAGACCTGGTACACGGGCGCCGAGAAGGACGGCACAATCTATTGCAAGTGGGTGATGCCCTTCGAGAAGGAGGCCGTCATCACGCTGCACAACGTCGGCGACCAACCGGTCAAGGTCGTGTCGGCGGAAGTCCAGCACAGCGACTGGGACTGGGACGACCGCTCGATGCACTTCCATTCGACGTGGCGACAGTACACCGACGTCGCGACGCGCGGCGACAAGGAGATGGACGGCGAGAACGCCTTCGACGTGAACTACGTCACCGCCGATGGCAAGGGCGTTTACGTCGGCGACACGCTGACGCTGTGCAACGGCGCCGCCGCTTGGTGGGGCGAGGGTGACGAGAAGGTCTACGTCGATGGCGAGTCGTTCCCGTCGCACTTCGGCACCGGCACCGAAGACTACTACGGCTACGCCTGGTGCCGTCCCGAGTTCTTCACCGCGCCGTTCCACGCCCAGCCGGAAGGCGGCGGCAACCTCGTTGGCGGCTACTCCACCAACAGCCGCTACCGTTCGCTCGATGCGATTCCGTTCAAGAAGTCGCTGAAGTTCGATATGGAAATCTGGCACTGGGCCGACACGAAGATGAACTACGCCCCGACGACGTTCTGGTACGCCCGCCCGGGCGCCGAGAGCAACGTCGAGCCGGCGCCGAAGGACGCGGCCCTGCCTGTCGCTCGCATCAAGACGGACGTCGCCCCGGCGTTTCGCGTCGAGGGGGCCATCGAGGGGGAAGACCTCAACGTCGCCAAGAAGAGCGGGGGCAAAGTCGAACCGCAGGCCGGCGGTTTCGGCTGGAGTAACGAGCAGCAGCTCTGGTGGATGGACGGCGATGCCGGTGACAAGCTCGTCCTCGAGTTCGACGCCGAGAAGGCCGGCAAGCAGAAGGTCACCGCCGGCATCACGAAGGCGCCCGACTACGGGATCGTCAAGCTGAGCGTCAACGGCAAGCCGGCCCGCACGCTCGACCGCTACGCCGAAACGGTCGGCCACACGCCGGAAGTGCTGGGCGAGTTCGACCTCAAGGACGGCGTCAACGAGTTGACGGTTGAGATCGTCGGCGCCAACCCGAACGCGATCCCGCGGTGGATGTTCGGGCTCGACTACTTGAAGGTCGAATCGGCCGACTGA
- a CDS encoding L-fucose/L-arabinose isomerase family protein encodes MATGTDTTIPHDSKTVLLVASGDLRPSANQQCWEAQQAMERALQVAIEEQGYRLVRAHPYKEDAKHGFIASQREGLEVFRSIPPDAPLIVAEAVWQYSHHVLPGLTTHRGPILTVANWSGQWPGLVGMLNLNGSLTKAGVAYSTLWSDEFTDAYFTAKLGDWLRTGMCVHDASHVSDLAVDTVPADARELGKSLADELRRRKAIMGVFDEGCMGMFNAIIPDRLLNASGVFKERLSQSALYFETTQSSPEEADAARAWVEQRGMKFHTGPTHETDLTDEQLRLQMQMYIAAVRIADDFGCDLIGIQYQQGLKDLLPASDLVEGMLNSTARPPVQSRDGKRELFAGKPVLHFNEVDECAGLDGLMIQRVHDELGLPVETTLHDLRWGDVDRSGTTDEYVWVFEISGSAPVEHHVGGWAGSEGYRQPPMYFPKGGSTLSGVAKPGEIVWSRVYVEDEELRMDIGRGKAIELPGEETRRRLDSTTPQWPIMHGVLYGVSRDQMMARHKANHIQVAYASDAESADEALLVRAAMADALGMRVAVCGTRLDGTPWVELTTKGSVIAAEVS; translated from the coding sequence ATGGCGACTGGAACCGACACGACGATTCCGCACGACTCTAAGACCGTGCTCTTGGTCGCCAGCGGCGACCTGCGGCCGTCGGCGAACCAGCAGTGCTGGGAAGCCCAACAGGCGATGGAGCGGGCCCTGCAAGTGGCGATCGAGGAGCAAGGCTACCGCCTCGTCCGCGCGCACCCCTACAAGGAAGACGCCAAGCACGGCTTCATCGCCAGCCAGCGTGAAGGGCTCGAGGTGTTTCGTTCAATCCCGCCCGACGCGCCGTTGATTGTCGCCGAGGCCGTATGGCAGTACTCGCACCATGTGCTGCCGGGGCTGACAACGCATCGGGGCCCGATCCTGACCGTCGCCAACTGGTCGGGCCAGTGGCCGGGCCTGGTTGGCATGCTCAATCTCAACGGCTCGCTGACGAAAGCGGGCGTCGCCTACTCGACGCTGTGGAGCGACGAGTTCACCGACGCCTACTTCACGGCGAAGCTCGGCGATTGGTTGCGGACCGGCATGTGCGTCCACGACGCGTCGCACGTCAGCGACCTCGCCGTCGATACGGTCCCCGCCGACGCTCGTGAGCTGGGCAAGTCGCTCGCCGACGAGCTCCGGCGCCGCAAGGCGATCATGGGCGTCTTCGACGAGGGGTGCATGGGGATGTTCAACGCGATCATCCCCGACCGGTTGCTCAACGCCTCCGGCGTCTTCAAGGAGCGGCTCAGCCAATCGGCTCTGTATTTCGAGACGACCCAATCGTCTCCCGAAGAGGCCGACGCCGCCCGTGCCTGGGTCGAGCAACGGGGCATGAAGTTCCACACCGGACCGACCCACGAGACCGATCTAACGGACGAGCAGCTCCGCCTGCAGATGCAGATGTATATCGCCGCGGTGCGGATCGCGGACGACTTCGGGTGCGATCTGATCGGCATCCAGTACCAGCAGGGGCTCAAGGACCTGCTGCCTGCGAGCGACCTTGTCGAGGGGATGCTCAACAGCACCGCGCGACCGCCGGTCCAGAGCCGCGACGGCAAGCGCGAGCTGTTCGCCGGGAAGCCGGTCCTGCACTTCAATGAAGTCGATGAATGCGCCGGGCTCGACGGGTTGATGATCCAGCGTGTGCACGACGAGCTCGGCTTGCCGGTTGAGACGACGCTCCACGACCTGCGCTGGGGCGACGTCGACCGTTCGGGCACGACCGACGAGTACGTCTGGGTGTTCGAGATCTCTGGCTCGGCGCCGGTCGAGCATCACGTCGGCGGTTGGGCGGGCAGCGAGGGCTATCGTCAGCCGCCGATGTACTTCCCCAAGGGAGGTTCGACGCTGAGTGGCGTCGCCAAGCCGGGCGAGATTGTCTGGTCGCGGGTTTACGTCGAGGACGAGGAGCTGCGGATGGACATCGGCCGCGGCAAGGCCATCGAGCTCCCTGGCGAAGAGACGCGGCGCCGGCTCGACTCGACGACGCCGCAGTGGCCGATTATGCACGGCGTGCTGTACGGCGTGTCGCGCGATCAGATGATGGCCCGTCACAAGGCCAACCACATCCAGGTGGCTTACGCGTCGGACGCCGAGTCGGCCGACGAGGCCCTGCTGGTGCGCGCCGCCATGGCCGATGCGCTCGGCATGCGTGTCGCGGTTTGCGGGACGCGTCTCGATGGGACTCCTTGGGTTGAATTGACAACCAAAGGCTCCGTAATAGCGGCAGAAGTTTCTTAG
- a CDS encoding AraC family transcriptional regulator has product MDGGNSSDGRRQGTGQVIPLATAVTDARYCFQGQGAKYLVHDGLRLLCAGRERCLPGFHVARTDFECVLVEFVIDGKGKLRSEGVTHDLFPGMIFSYRMNMAHDIWTGPRESMTKYFAAYEVVKSSAPPEEPDLTLAIAPGVVRWMRDIATMQTLFEGLISDGQLTGKLHQEITALYLELILLKASEAVLPSASQLTAGAEAYERAIACIESDFARITTLDDLGARISLDPNYICRLFRRFGQETPNQCLTRHKLNRAVELLLTQPTSVSDIAMKVGYSDPYYFSRVFKKRFGCSPRAFRDIAYKNAKTKGPDVLAIVDDPIAADD; this is encoded by the coding sequence ATGGACGGCGGCAATAGCAGCGACGGGCGGCGTCAAGGGACCGGTCAGGTCATCCCGTTGGCGACCGCCGTAACCGACGCCCGCTACTGCTTCCAGGGCCAGGGCGCCAAGTACCTGGTGCACGATGGCCTCCGCCTCCTCTGCGCGGGACGCGAGCGCTGCCTGCCCGGGTTTCACGTCGCGCGAACCGACTTCGAGTGCGTGCTCGTCGAGTTCGTCATCGACGGCAAGGGGAAGCTCCGCTCCGAGGGGGTCACGCACGACCTCTTCCCGGGGATGATCTTCTCCTACCGCATGAACATGGCCCACGACATCTGGACGGGCCCGCGCGAGTCGATGACGAAGTACTTCGCGGCCTACGAAGTCGTGAAGTCGTCGGCGCCCCCCGAAGAGCCCGACCTCACGCTGGCGATCGCGCCGGGCGTCGTTCGCTGGATGCGTGACATCGCGACCATGCAAACGCTCTTCGAGGGCCTCATCAGCGACGGGCAATTGACCGGTAAGCTCCACCAAGAGATCACCGCCTTGTATCTCGAGCTGATCCTGCTCAAGGCCAGCGAGGCGGTGCTCCCTTCGGCGAGCCAACTCACCGCCGGCGCCGAGGCCTACGAGCGGGCGATCGCCTGCATCGAGAGCGACTTCGCCAGGATCACCACGCTCGACGACCTCGGCGCCAGAATCAGCCTCGACCCGAACTACATCTGTCGCCTCTTCCGCCGCTTCGGGCAAGAAACCCCGAACCAGTGCCTGACGCGGCACAAGCTCAACCGCGCGGTCGAGCTGCTGCTCACGCAGCCGACTTCCGTCAGCGACATCGCGATGAAGGTCGGCTACAGCGACCCCTATTACTTCTCCCGCGTCTTCAAGAAGCGTTTCGGCTGCTCGCCTCGGGCGTTCCGCGACATCGCCTACAAGAATGCGAAAACGAAAGGGCCCGATGTGCTGGCGATTGTGGACGACCCGATAGCAGCGGACGATTGA